The genomic DNA GGACCAGATCCGCTACGGGCGCTTCGTGGCGACGCTGGGGGTCCGGCACGACTGGGTGGACACGAACACCAAGAACCGCGCCTTCGGCTTCACCAGCGAGAGCAAGGAGGACACCGACACCACCTGGCGGGCGGGCATCACCTACCTCGCCGAGAACGGCCTCGCACCTTACTTCTCCTACAGCACCTCCTTCCTGCCGCAGGCGGGCGGCTTCTCCCCGGCGCGCGGCAACGGCACCTTCGACCCCACCACCGGCGAGCAGTACGAGGTGGGCATCAAGTACCAGCCGAACGGGCTGAACAGCTTCGTCCAGGTCTCGGCCTTCCACATCACGCAGAGCCAGGTCCTGACCGCCGATCCGGACAACGCGCTGTACCAGGTGCAGACGGGCCGCATCCGCGTGCGCGGCGTGGAGGCCGAGGGCGTGGCCAGCCTGGGCAACGGGCTGAACCTGATCGGCTCGATCACCTATCTGGACCCGGAGATCACCCGCGACACGGTGGCAAGCAATGTCGGCAACCGGCCGCTCGGCGTCTCGAAGTTCACGGCCGGCCTCTATGCCGACTACAGCTTCGGCGAGGGCCGGGGCGCGATGAGCGGCGTGGGCCTGGGCGCCGGCGTGCGCTTCGTCGGCAACACCGCCGTGGACAACGCCAATTCGGCGGTGGTGCCCTCCGTGACGCTGTTCGACCTCGCGGCGCGCTACGACCTCGGGCAGCTCGCGCCGAACCTGAAGGGCTTCCAGGCGCTGCTGAACATCAACAACGTGGCCGACAAGCGCTACGTCGCCCGCTGCACCAGCGAGGCCTCGTGCTTCTACGGCAACAGCCGGACGATCCTCGGCTCGCTCGCCTACCGCTGGTAAGGTAGCCGGTGCTGCCCGCGGCGGCCGTGCTTCCCCGGCAGGGGCAGGCGGTCGCCGCCAGTCTCACTCCGCCAGCAGCCGGCGCAGCTTCCGCACCGCGCTGTCCGGCGTGGTCAGCACCGGGCGGCCCGTCGCGGCCGCCACGAGCGGCGCCGCCCTGGCCAGGCTGAACTGCGCCAGGGCGATCACGTCGCAATCCGCCAGTTCGCGCGATGCCTCGGCCGCGATCCTGTCATGCCGGTCCCGGTCGCCGGCATCCAGGGCGGCCAGGGCCCCTTCGGCCAGCACGGTCCTCAGCCCCGTCCCGGGCGGGAACTCGGCCGGCATGGAATCCAGGGTCGGCGCGAAGCTGGCCAGCAGCCCGATCCGGCCGCCGCCCCCGCCTCCATGGGCCACGGCCTCCTCGATCATCGCCTCGTTCGGCTTCAGCACCGGCATCGGCGCCAGTGCCTCCTGGCAGGCCTCGATGCAGGGGCCGAAGGCGGAGCAGGTGAAAAGGATGCCATCCGCCCCCGTTCCTGCGGCATAGCGCGCCAGGGTCAGGAAGCGCTCCGTCATGCGCGGCGTCAGCGCCCCCCCGGCGGCGAGATCGGCCGAGAGGCTGTCATCCAGCAGGTTCATCAGCCGTGCCTCGGGCCATAGCCGGGCGAAGGCGGCCTCGATCGGGGGCGGCGAATGCCGCAGGGCGTGGATCAGGGCGATACGCATGGCCGTGCAATCCTCCGGCGGCGACAGGCTGGGCGTGCAACAACTGTCGCAGCCTCCGGCCATCCGGCGATGGCCAGAAAACAATCGTTGCATCCATCCTGCTTCGATGCAACATTCGTTTCGTGACCAAGCCCGGCCCCATCGATGCGCTGCGACGCGCGCTGCCCGGCCTGCCGCCCCGGCTGCAGGATGCGGCGCGCTTTGTCGCCCGGCATGATTTCGACGCCGTGACCCGCTCGATGCGGGATCTCGCCGCCGCCGCCGGCACCAATCCGGCCACCTTCACCCGCTTGGCGCAGGCCCTCGGCTATCCCGGCTGGGAGCAATTGCGGGAGGCCATGGTGGAGGCGCGGCGCGGCGCGGCGGGCGCTCCCTTCTCGAAGCGCGTGCGCACGGCCCCGCGGCGCGACCAGCGGGAGGGCGCGGACACCTTCACCCTGCCGGCCGAGATGCTGGCCGCCGATGCCGCCGGGCTGCAACTGCTCGACCCCGCGCCGATCGCCGCCGCTGCCCGCGTCCTGCATGATGCACCGCGCGTCTGGGTGGCGGGCTTCCGTTCCTGCCGGGGCGTGGCGCAGCTCCTGCACTACCAGCTCCGCCTCTTCCGCCCCGGCGATGTCAGGCTGGTGGGCGGCGCGGGGCCGGAGGACCTGGACCTGGGCGCCTTCGCCCGTGGCGACGCCGTGGTGCTGGTCAGCTTCGCGCCCTATTCCCGCTCCATCGCGCTCACCGCCCGCATGGCGCGGGAGAATGGCTGTACCGCCATCGCCCTGGCCGACCGTGCCGATGCCCCGATGGCCGAGGGCGCGGCGCACTGCCTGCTCTTCGATGCCGATGCCGGCCCCGGCTTCTTTCCCAGCCTGACCGGCGCCTTCGCCACGGCCCAGGCCCTGGCCGCCGCCAGCTTCGCCCTGGGCGGGGAGGCGGCGCTGGTGCGTCTGCGCGAGACCGAGGCCCGGCTCGCTGCCCTCGCCGAATACGTCCCCGATCCGGAAACCCTGCGATGAACGCCGAAGCTCCCACGGCCACCCCGGTGGCCCCGCCCCGCCGCAGCCGCGTGCTGCACCGCTCCTCCCGCGCCACGCCGCCCGTCGCGGTCGGCGGCCATGGCGTCTGGCTGGTGGAGGAAGGCGGGCGCGAGGTGATCGACGCCTCGGGCGGCGCCGCCGTCTCCTGCCTCGGCCACCAGCATCCGCGTATCGTCGCGGCGATCAAACGGCAGGCGGACCGGCTCTGCTACGCCCATACCGGCTTCTTCTCCAACGAGCCCGCCGAGGCGCTGGCCGAGGAGTTGGTAGGGCATGAACCCGGCGGGCTGGCCCAGGCCTATTTCGTGTCCGGCGGCTCCGAGGCGGTGGAGGCCGCGATCAAGCTGGCCCGGCAGTATTTCCTGGAGATCGGGCAGGAGAAGCGGGTGCGCTTCATCGCCCGCCGCCAGAGCTATCACGGCAACACGCTGGGCGCGCTCTCGGCGGGGGGCAATGCCTGGCGCCGGGCGCCCTATGCGCCGCTGCTCTCGCCGGCCTTCAGCCATGTCTCGCCCGCCTTCAGCTATCGCGAG from Roseomonas gilardii includes the following:
- a CDS encoding MurR/RpiR family transcriptional regulator encodes the protein MTKPGPIDALRRALPGLPPRLQDAARFVARHDFDAVTRSMRDLAAAAGTNPATFTRLAQALGYPGWEQLREAMVEARRGAAGAPFSKRVRTAPRRDQREGADTFTLPAEMLAADAAGLQLLDPAPIAAAARVLHDAPRVWVAGFRSCRGVAQLLHYQLRLFRPGDVRLVGGAGPEDLDLGAFARGDAVVLVSFAPYSRSIALTARMARENGCTAIALADRADAPMAEGAAHCLLFDADAGPGFFPSLTGAFATAQALAAASFALGGEAALVRLRETEARLAALAEYVPDPETLR
- a CDS encoding aspartate/glutamate racemase family protein; translation: MRIALIHALRHSPPPIEAAFARLWPEARLMNLLDDSLSADLAAGGALTPRMTERFLTLARYAAGTGADGILFTCSAFGPCIEACQEALAPMPVLKPNEAMIEEAVAHGGGGGGRIGLLASFAPTLDSMPAEFPPGTGLRTVLAEGALAALDAGDRDRHDRIAAEASRELADCDVIALAQFSLARAAPLVAAATGRPVLTTPDSAVRKLRRLLAE